One stretch of Thalassovita sp. DNA includes these proteins:
- a CDS encoding RraA family protein, with the protein MTPTLLELLRRVDTPTVCNAIEVAQGKRGFDQFTRGTMQCSDPDGGAMVGYARTAKIAAVAPPTEPAEVIKARRMAYYKHMSEGPRPAVTVVEDLDYPNCIGAFWGEINTTVHKGLGTSGALTNGVMRDLGDLPEGFPVVAGSIGPSHGFVHVREIGTEVEIFGLRIKDGDLVHADRHGALVIPPEVMSDLEGAIHKLLDTESLILEPARQEGFDYAAFEQAWAAFEAART; encoded by the coding sequence ATGACGCCAACCCTATTGGAGCTTTTGCGGCGGGTGGATACGCCGACGGTCTGCAACGCAATCGAGGTGGCCCAGGGCAAACGCGGCTTTGATCAGTTTACCCGTGGCACGATGCAGTGTTCGGACCCTGATGGCGGCGCGATGGTTGGTTATGCCCGCACCGCCAAGATCGCCGCAGTCGCCCCCCCGACGGAGCCCGCAGAGGTGATCAAGGCCCGACGGATGGCCTATTACAAACACATGTCCGAAGGGCCGCGGCCTGCGGTCACCGTGGTTGAGGATCTGGATTACCCCAATTGCATCGGTGCCTTCTGGGGGGAGATTAACACCACTGTTCACAAAGGACTGGGCACCAGCGGCGCCCTGACCAATGGGGTCATGCGCGACCTTGGGGATCTGCCGGAAGGCTTCCCTGTGGTGGCCGGTTCGATCGGGCCAAGCCACGGCTTTGTCCACGTGCGTGAGATCGGCACTGAGGTTGAGATTTTTGGCCTGCGCATCAAAGACGGTGATCTGGTGCATGCGGACCGGCATGGTGCCCTGGTAATCCCGCCCGAGGTGATGTCCGATCTGGAAGGTGCCATTCACAAGCTGTTGGACACCGAAAGCCTGATCCTGGAACCCGCCCGGCAGGAGGGGTTTGACTACGCTGCCTTTGAACAGGCCTGGGCCGCGTTTGAGGCTGCGCGCACCTAA
- a CDS encoding LacI family DNA-binding transcriptional regulator — protein sequence MTHRFPIKEIARQAGLGTATIDRVLNNRVHVSAQTRQRVTAAIQELEAQEAQLAARGRRLFFDFVVEAPTRFSREVKAAAEAVLPHIGTAVCRPRFLLQDKMPEAEVLKALERIQKRGSHGLCLKARDTEKIRAAVNRLVAAGIPVITLVTDLPTTDRRAYVGLDNAGAGRTAAYLIYKTLGTQRGQVLASRSHGAFLGEEEREQAFLQALRSYCPQLTVLTTEGGGGLGFETSRMLEQSLDHSAAIRAVYSMGGGNRAILQTLAERGQRPDVYVAHDLDQENRALLQAGQLDYVLHHDLQHDIAGAFNQFLAHHRLTTDLDNSRASTVQVLTPANIPMRQPLTRP from the coding sequence ATGACCCATCGTTTTCCCATCAAAGAAATCGCCCGTCAGGCCGGACTGGGGACCGCAACCATTGACCGCGTGCTGAACAACAGGGTCCATGTCAGCGCCCAGACCCGCCAGCGGGTCACTGCCGCGATCCAGGAGTTGGAGGCGCAGGAAGCCCAGCTTGCCGCACGCGGGCGTCGGTTGTTTTTCGATTTCGTTGTTGAGGCACCCACCCGGTTCAGCCGCGAAGTCAAAGCCGCGGCCGAGGCCGTGTTGCCCCATATCGGCACAGCGGTCTGCCGGCCGCGTTTTCTGCTCCAGGACAAAATGCCAGAGGCTGAGGTTCTAAAAGCGTTGGAGCGGATCCAGAAACGTGGCAGCCACGGCCTGTGCCTGAAGGCGCGGGACACCGAAAAGATCAGGGCGGCCGTGAACCGTCTGGTGGCTGCTGGCATCCCGGTGATCACCCTAGTGACCGATCTGCCCACCACCGACCGACGCGCCTATGTCGGGTTGGACAATGCCGGTGCCGGACGGACGGCGGCCTATCTGATCTACAAAACCCTTGGAACGCAGCGCGGACAGGTCCTGGCCAGCCGCAGCCACGGCGCCTTCCTTGGTGAGGAGGAGCGCGAACAGGCCTTCCTTCAGGCGCTGCGCAGCTATTGCCCGCAGCTCACGGTCCTGACCACCGAAGGCGGTGGCGGCTTGGGCTTTGAAACCTCCCGCATGTTGGAACAGAGCCTCGACCACAGCGCCGCGATCAGGGCGGTCTATTCCATGGGCGGCGGCAACCGCGCGATCCTGCAAACCCTGGCTGAAAGGGGGCAACGCCCGGACGTCTATGTCGCCCACGATCTGGATCAGGAAAACCGCGCCCTGCTGCAGGCGGGGCAATTGGACTACGTGCTGCACCATGATCTGCAACATGACATCGCAGGCGCGTTTAATCAGTTTCTGGCGCACCACCGGCTGACCACGGACCTGGACAACAGCCGGGCCTCAACCGTTCAGGTCCTGACCCCGGCCAACATTCCAATGCGCCAGCCCCTAACGCGCCCTTAG
- a CDS encoding alpha/beta fold hydrolase gives MIPGMMCDARLWAPQVAAFSAGRSVVLADISTAETMEDLAAGILRDAPERFALAGLSMGGIVAMEVLLQAPHRVERLALLDTNHRAELDEVKSNRLPQIAAVKAGRLAEVMREEMKPRYLGYGARRADILALCMDMALDLGPEVFLRQSAALMARPDQTLVLRQTRVPTLVLCGSGDVLCPVSRHQEMAAMIQNATLEVIEGAGHLPPLERPNLTNAAMERWLEET, from the coding sequence ATGATCCCAGGCATGATGTGTGACGCCCGGCTCTGGGCGCCGCAGGTGGCGGCGTTTTCAGCCGGGCGCAGCGTGGTGCTGGCCGATATTTCCACGGCTGAAACGATGGAAGATCTGGCTGCCGGGATCCTGCGTGACGCGCCGGAACGGTTTGCGCTGGCCGGGCTGTCGATGGGCGGGATCGTCGCGATGGAGGTGCTGCTGCAGGCGCCGCACCGGGTGGAACGGCTGGCGCTGTTGGACACCAACCACAGGGCCGAACTTGACGAGGTAAAATCCAATCGTCTGCCGCAGATTGCTGCGGTGAAGGCGGGCCGTCTGGCTGAGGTGATGCGCGAAGAGATGAAGCCACGCTATCTGGGCTACGGGGCCCGGCGGGCGGATATTCTGGCGCTCTGTATGGATATGGCGCTGGATCTGGGGCCGGAGGTGTTTCTGCGCCAGTCCGCCGCGCTGATGGCGCGCCCGGATCAGACGCTGGTGCTGCGCCAAACACGGGTGCCGACGCTGGTGCTCTGTGGCAGCGGCGATGTGCTCTGCCCTGTGTCGCGCCATCAGGAGATGGCCGCGATGATACAAAACGCCACTTTGGAAGTGATTGAGGGCGCGGGGCATTTGCCACCGCTGGAACGCCCGAATTTAACAAATGCCGCGATGGAACGCTGGCTGGAGGAGACGTGA